In a genomic window of Prochlorococcus marinus subsp. marinus str. CCMP1375:
- a CDS encoding glycosyltransferase family 4 protein, giving the protein MAKKIIAMDLRYAEVPNTGLTRFACNLFYKVINSERLNNQDFLLLLPPKKLSYHLNSIINAIDKSKVKIIYWNKSRKILWKIPFLLFDPYLFRLLKQNKVQLFVCPFIDPPILPGIKVVSTIHDLTFIKVKNFFPKYSFIKKIISEIRILITIFTSNYILTVSLATKRQLISKYKALNIFIGKKLSNITIIPNAISHIVSSKESNSINIGNAILDLEFILYVGDRRPHKNIKYLIELVKSLHYLGHSKIFLVIAGSTEYENISLSKMIKENSDFVIEVISPNDSELNCLYTKCKCFCLLSLSEGFGIPVLEAAAHGAKVVVSNIASLVEIAPINSLILDLNTKDLNPKLFKEYLMNEKRPNAESVIDYWTWDRSADIMCEFITNLKDE; this is encoded by the coding sequence ATGGCTAAAAAAATAATTGCAATGGATTTAAGGTATGCAGAAGTTCCAAATACAGGTCTAACTAGATTTGCTTGTAATTTATTCTATAAGGTAATAAATTCAGAAAGATTAAATAACCAAGATTTTTTATTATTACTCCCTCCTAAAAAATTATCATATCATCTTAATAGTATCATTAATGCTATAGACAAGTCTAAAGTCAAAATCATCTACTGGAACAAATCAAGAAAAATACTATGGAAAATTCCATTCTTATTATTTGATCCTTATTTGTTTAGATTGCTAAAACAAAATAAGGTTCAATTATTTGTCTGTCCTTTCATAGATCCTCCAATTCTACCAGGTATAAAAGTAGTTAGTACAATCCATGATTTAACCTTTATAAAGGTTAAGAATTTCTTTCCTAAGTATTCTTTTATAAAAAAAATAATATCTGAGATAAGGATACTTATAACAATATTTACCTCCAATTATATTTTAACAGTTTCATTAGCTACAAAAAGACAGCTAATTTCTAAATATAAAGCTCTTAATATTTTTATTGGTAAAAAGCTTTCAAACATTACAATTATACCTAATGCAATTTCCCACATAGTATCAAGTAAGGAGTCAAATTCCATTAATATTGGCAACGCTATTCTTGATTTAGAATTTATATTGTATGTAGGAGATAGAAGGCCACATAAGAATATTAAATATTTAATAGAGCTTGTTAAAAGCCTCCATTATTTAGGGCACTCTAAAATATTTCTTGTAATAGCTGGTTCAACAGAGTATGAAAATATATCTCTTTCAAAAATGATCAAAGAAAATTCTGATTTTGTCATCGAAGTAATCAGTCCTAATGATTCTGAGTTGAATTGCTTATACACCAAATGTAAATGCTTCTGTCTACTTTCTTTATCAGAGGGGTTTGGAATACCAGTTTTAGAAGCAGCCGCTCATGGAGCCAAGGTAGTAGTTAGCAATATCGCGTCACTTGTGGAAATAGCTCCTATAAATAGCCTTATTCTAGATTTGAACACAAAAGATTTAAACCCTAAGCTATTTAAGGAATACCTTATGAATGAAAAGAGGCCTAATGCTGAATCCGTGATTGATTATTGGACTTGGGATAGGTCTGCTGATATTATGTGTGAGTTTATAACAAATCTAAAGGACGAATGA
- a CDS encoding FkbM family methyltransferase — translation MYKYALNISSYKPDLIGYLYDEITWSVLIDGEYERENILTALEFLRNKNVNFHLFVDVGANIGTTTLSVNTLFSNVIAIEANPKTFAVLQLNTSDIKNVELINKAVSNLKSNREMYFHDAGYAGATLVENDYGANLARNKINVDVTTLDDILSDISSKSIIIKMDIEGEELNALIGAKRVVDLLRPIFILEINKREIENGTSATFDYLKKLGYSFYNVQRNYSGRNPLLRIILNSKGPKIIKVDYLIKRYRMYPNLICIPNEIINC, via the coding sequence TTGTACAAATATGCACTTAATATCTCAAGTTATAAACCTGATTTAATAGGCTATTTATATGATGAAATCACTTGGAGTGTGCTTATTGATGGTGAATATGAAAGGGAGAATATATTGACAGCATTGGAGTTCTTACGTAATAAAAATGTTAACTTTCACTTGTTTGTAGATGTCGGTGCAAATATCGGAACAACTACATTAAGTGTAAATACATTGTTTTCAAATGTAATTGCTATAGAAGCAAATCCAAAAACATTTGCAGTTCTTCAACTGAACACATCGGATATAAAAAATGTAGAGCTTATAAATAAAGCGGTAAGCAACTTAAAATCTAATCGCGAGATGTATTTTCATGATGCTGGCTATGCCGGTGCAACCTTAGTAGAAAATGATTATGGAGCTAATTTAGCTAGGAATAAAATCAACGTAGATGTAACTACGTTGGACGATATACTTTCAGATATATCATCAAAATCGATTATAATAAAGATGGATATAGAAGGAGAAGAATTGAATGCTTTAATAGGAGCAAAAAGGGTTGTAGATTTATTAAGGCCAATATTTATTTTAGAGATTAATAAAAGAGAAATAGAAAATGGAACCTCTGCTACATTTGATTACCTTAAAAAATTAGGTTACTCTTTTTATAATGTTCAGAGAAATTATTCAGGAAGAAATCCACTATTGCGAATAATTTTAAATTCTAAAGGCCCTAAGATAATAAAAGTAGATTATTTGATTAAGAGGTATAGAATGTACCCTAACCTAATATGCATTCCTAATGAAATAATTAATTGCTAA
- the argF gene encoding ornithine carbamoyltransferase, with protein sequence MNMNSLSVSRVLADLAGKDFISCSDFTSDQVKALLQLSSQLKNGDRRIDLGNRVLGLIFSKASTRTRVSFQVAMARLGGQTIDLSNQATQLARGEPLKDTARVLSRYCDALALRTFGNDELIEYAKWSSIPVINALTDLEHPCQALADFLTIKEAFGSLDGITLAYIGDGNNVLNSLMICGTLLGVNIQIASPKGFEPLPSIVERAKTLAHPTLKICVSNNPIDAVSGAHVIYTDVWASMGQESEQAQRKEIFEGYTVNKDLVDKAEKESIILHCLPAHRGEEITDDVLESSASRIFDQAENRLHVQQALLAALLGGL encoded by the coding sequence ATGAACATGAACTCCCTATCTGTATCAAGAGTCCTTGCTGATTTGGCAGGTAAGGACTTTATTTCTTGTTCTGACTTCACATCAGATCAAGTGAAAGCTCTTCTCCAACTATCTAGTCAATTAAAAAACGGAGATCGGAGAATAGATTTAGGGAATCGTGTATTAGGTCTTATCTTTAGCAAAGCTTCTACTAGGACAAGAGTTAGTTTTCAAGTGGCAATGGCTAGATTGGGGGGGCAAACAATTGATCTAAGTAATCAGGCCACTCAATTGGCTAGAGGAGAACCTCTTAAAGACACTGCAAGAGTTTTAAGTCGATATTGTGATGCATTGGCACTAAGAACTTTTGGCAATGATGAATTGATTGAATATGCAAAATGGTCTTCAATACCTGTGATAAATGCTCTTACAGATTTGGAGCATCCATGTCAGGCTCTTGCTGATTTCTTGACTATTAAGGAGGCCTTTGGGAGCTTGGATGGAATTACACTTGCGTATATAGGAGATGGGAATAATGTATTAAATTCTTTAATGATCTGCGGAACTCTACTAGGGGTCAATATACAAATAGCTTCTCCTAAAGGCTTTGAACCTTTGCCTTCAATTGTTGAAAGAGCTAAAACTTTGGCGCACCCTACGTTAAAAATATGTGTTTCAAATAACCCTATTGACGCTGTCAGTGGGGCACATGTTATTTATACAGACGTTTGGGCTTCTATGGGACAAGAGAGTGAACAAGCACAAAGAAAAGAAATCTTTGAGGGATATACTGTAAACAAAGATTTAGTAGATAAAGCAGAAAAAGAATCAATAATTCTTCATTGTTTGCCAGCGCATAGAGGAGAGGAAATTACTGATGATGTGCTCGAAAGCTCAGCAAGTCGAATATTTGATCAAGCTGAGAATAGATTGCATGTTCAACAAGCTCTACTTGCTGCTTTGCTTGGGGGGCTTTGA
- a CDS encoding Wzz/FepE/Etk N-terminal domain-containing protein, with translation MTSDSKDSNESSNQSSSEVYRELVDIKELFKSIFRQKIVCISVFGVVTLYSFFSAITRKPTWEGEFQVVLVDSSGTELAGPTRFGGLGGGVLSGKRTIFTEMKILESPMVLLPVFNFYKDQKSLLSVNKEQDLSGIKYRKWIKKIRIKKEDDTSVLTVTYRDVEKGLVLPVIKKLAGTYQAYSGRDKKRGFAKTLKYLDEQIDIYKAKSEASLSASQIFGMENDLSPLMPNEAPGDRDIREYKFQGRTDSSFAELNPEYQRLKAAWDVKRIEKQLKILDASKDINETSLYFIGQARGLTEFGNFSSRLSKLDVMLASYSSRFKPNDIAIRNVQRERNILITEFITSMRQYLEAKLFDAKSRLASAERPKGVLIKHRALTREANRDVTILASLESDRQRLLLDQAKESAPWELISIPTMKDWQVGPSKRSTVYTGVIAGFVAGCASALAADRLKGILYSLNEINSLISPKLLAKLSANATRDWDEDINLLAKYYEGSNKNVDSISVIPVGNISKKQIELFSKKFSVSLKNTKLIVSEDFTNAVNSKKQLLLIGNGFVTRSEIKALNQKLSLVQNPITEWVAIESDV, from the coding sequence ATGACAAGTGATAGCAAGGATAGCAACGAATCATCAAATCAAAGTTCTTCTGAAGTTTATAGAGAGCTTGTAGATATAAAGGAATTATTTAAATCAATATTCAGACAAAAAATTGTATGTATTTCTGTTTTTGGAGTGGTTACTTTATATAGTTTCTTTTCAGCAATTACGCGAAAACCCACTTGGGAAGGAGAGTTTCAAGTAGTTCTGGTTGACAGCTCTGGGACTGAATTGGCAGGACCTACTAGATTTGGTGGATTAGGAGGAGGTGTTCTTTCTGGTAAAAGAACTATCTTCACAGAGATGAAGATTCTTGAAAGCCCAATGGTACTTCTACCTGTATTTAATTTTTATAAAGATCAAAAATCACTATTATCTGTTAATAAAGAACAAGATCTTTCAGGCATAAAGTATAGGAAATGGATTAAAAAGATTCGAATAAAGAAAGAAGATGATACATCTGTTTTGACAGTTACATATAGAGATGTCGAAAAAGGCTTAGTTCTTCCAGTTATAAAAAAACTTGCTGGTACTTACCAGGCATATTCAGGGAGAGATAAAAAAAGAGGCTTCGCAAAGACTTTAAAATACTTAGACGAACAAATAGATATATACAAGGCTAAAAGTGAAGCTTCTCTTTCAGCATCACAGATTTTCGGGATGGAAAATGATTTAAGCCCTCTGATGCCCAATGAAGCCCCTGGAGATCGTGATATTAGAGAATATAAATTTCAAGGTCGCACAGACAGTTCTTTTGCTGAATTAAATCCTGAATATCAAAGGCTAAAAGCAGCTTGGGATGTTAAAAGAATAGAAAAGCAACTCAAGATACTAGACGCATCAAAAGATATTAATGAAACTTCCTTATACTTTATAGGTCAAGCAAGGGGACTAACTGAATTCGGTAATTTTTCTAGTAGATTAAGTAAATTAGATGTAATGCTTGCTTCTTACAGCTCTAGGTTTAAACCTAACGACATTGCTATAAGAAATGTTCAAAGAGAGAGAAATATTTTAATAACTGAATTTATAACCTCCATGCGACAATACTTAGAGGCCAAGCTATTTGATGCAAAATCCAGACTTGCTTCTGCAGAAAGACCTAAAGGGGTATTAATAAAACATAGAGCTTTAACAAGAGAAGCAAATAGAGATGTGACAATTCTCGCAAGTTTAGAATCAGACAGACAAAGATTGCTTTTAGATCAGGCCAAAGAATCGGCTCCATGGGAACTGATTTCTATACCTACAATGAAAGATTGGCAAGTAGGTCCAAGTAAGCGTTCAACTGTATATACAGGAGTAATTGCAGGGTTCGTAGCAGGTTGTGCATCTGCACTTGCAGCAGATAGATTAAAAGGGATTCTTTATAGTTTAAATGAAATTAATTCACTGATAAGTCCTAAATTGCTCGCCAAGCTTAGCGCTAATGCGACAAGAGATTGGGATGAAGATATTAACTTGCTAGCTAAATACTATGAAGGCAGTAATAAAAATGTAGACTCAATTTCTGTAATCCCTGTAGGGAATATAAGTAAAAAACAAATAGAACTTTTTTCAAAGAAATTTTCAGTTTCACTGAAAAATACTAAGCTTATAGTTTCAGAAGATTTTACCAATGCAGTAAATTCTAAAAAACAACTACTACTCATAGGCAATGGATTCGTAACTCGCTCTGAAATAAAAGCATTAAACCAAAAGTTGTCTCTAGTTCAAAATCCAATAACAGAATGGGTGGCAATAGAATCTGATGTTTAG
- a CDS encoding ABC transporter ATP-binding protein, giving the protein MNELSYKYSNYSKRYLLYFTFKTLSNRRKLELLALFIIAPITSVAESFSLLAIGPFLNGLTTDNLSQPESLNAITQPIANILGLNSLTTVTIIFTFFAILSNLLRLLQLYANNFFSASLESELSTKTFLKTISQNYERHINQSSSQHLNLLTNHISNYGGFVKNFLQLVTSSILAISILFTLLYIDSLIFFVSFVVIFIFYYLISINTKDKVRSLMAREMQLRKHQIRITQESLSSIKDIILDSAHLKYKDNYETNDFPMRRISASATYLTASPKYLMEAVGLTLIAFIALILRSSETSNTSSIAALGTLGLAAQRFLPLLQIIFSSWIGFNASTVSASDIVDVLSQPKVKYHSDPIPLKLHELIEFKNVSYRYPGTEKDVIKSLNLSIPLGQRVALVGITGSGKTTTIDLLMGLLLPSKGKILIDGSHLKDEAILRSWRANIGHVPQTTFLTEDSIMENIALGKNIDEIDFDRIKKVSEIAMLSDFVDTLPEKYNTKVGERGVKLSGGQRQRIALARALYKQATVLILDEATSALDNATERRVINSLARLNKNMTIIMIAHRLATIDLCERVIKFDGGKMISDGCPNEIL; this is encoded by the coding sequence ATGAATGAACTAAGCTACAAGTATTCTAATTATTCAAAGAGATATCTCCTTTACTTTACTTTTAAAACTCTTAGTAATAGAAGAAAACTAGAACTTTTAGCTCTTTTCATAATAGCTCCAATTACTAGTGTAGCAGAATCATTTTCTCTTCTGGCCATTGGCCCTTTCCTTAATGGTCTTACTACAGATAACCTTAGTCAGCCAGAGTCGTTAAATGCAATAACGCAGCCTATTGCTAATATTTTAGGCCTTAACTCCTTAACCACAGTAACAATTATATTTACTTTTTTTGCGATTTTATCTAATTTATTGAGACTTTTGCAGCTATATGCTAACAATTTCTTTTCTGCATCTCTAGAGAGTGAATTAAGTACTAAAACTTTTCTGAAAACTATCTCTCAGAACTACGAAAGGCATATTAACCAATCTTCGTCTCAACATCTTAACCTATTAACTAATCATATTTCTAACTATGGTGGGTTTGTAAAAAACTTTCTTCAATTAGTTACTTCCTCAATCTTAGCTATATCTATATTATTTACTTTGCTCTACATTGACTCATTAATCTTCTTTGTTAGCTTTGTAGTTATCTTTATATTTTATTACTTAATTAGTATCAATACTAAAGATAAGGTTAGATCCTTGATGGCAAGGGAAATGCAACTTAGAAAACATCAGATAAGAATTACTCAGGAATCTCTTTCATCCATCAAAGATATTATATTAGACAGTGCACATCTAAAATATAAGGATAATTATGAGACCAATGATTTCCCAATGAGGCGAATTAGTGCCTCAGCAACTTATTTAACAGCTTCGCCTAAGTATTTAATGGAGGCAGTAGGATTAACACTCATAGCATTTATAGCCCTTATTCTTAGATCATCTGAAACTTCTAATACATCTTCTATTGCAGCTTTAGGTACATTAGGGTTAGCAGCCCAACGTTTTCTCCCTCTTTTACAGATTATTTTTAGCAGTTGGATAGGTTTTAATGCTTCTACAGTTTCAGCTTCTGATATTGTTGATGTCCTTTCACAGCCTAAGGTTAAATATCATAGTGACCCAATACCTTTGAAATTACATGAATTAATAGAGTTTAAAAATGTCAGCTATCGATACCCTGGAACTGAGAAGGATGTAATTAAGTCCTTAAATCTTTCAATACCGCTTGGTCAGAGAGTTGCTTTAGTAGGTATAACTGGATCAGGGAAAACTACCACAATAGACCTTTTAATGGGTTTGTTATTGCCTTCTAAGGGTAAGATTTTGATAGATGGCTCACATTTAAAAGACGAGGCAATATTGCGCTCATGGAGAGCCAATATTGGACATGTACCGCAAACTACTTTCTTGACAGAGGATTCAATAATGGAAAATATAGCTTTAGGTAAAAATATTGATGAGATTGATTTTGATCGAATAAAGAAAGTCTCTGAAATAGCAATGTTATCAGATTTTGTAGATACTTTGCCAGAAAAATATAATACAAAAGTTGGTGAAAGAGGTGTTAAACTTAGTGGAGGACAACGTCAAAGAATCGCATTAGCACGAGCATTATATAAGCAAGCAACTGTTTTAATCTTAGACGAGGCAACCAGTGCTTTAGACAATGCAACTGAGAGAAGAGTAATCAATTCTTTGGCAAGATTAAATAAAAATATGACTATAATAATGATTGCTCATAGACTAGCAACAATAGATTTATGTGAAAGAGTAATTAAATTTGATGGAGGTAAAATGATATCGGATGGATGTCCTAATGAAATATTGTAA
- a CDS encoding beta-1,4-N-acetylglucosaminyltransferase — MKIFDCFLFCGEIDILRARLELYKNIVYKFVIVEGSVDFRGNPKKAILDNDFLSKHSNIRYFRLNSEDFKVDNAWQREFTSRNCFKKGLSDALDNDLIIISDVDEIISPTKLVKEAKGIRVYEMSYHRFTPNYQCITANWKHACSFPAKYLKNYSPQEMRLVYRGIRLGEIKVTDSFKLIRQAGAHLSYFPISKEISIYQTIKDKIPKHPEDHVLTKHRSFKVTPKYFYCLTFLGIDILGARLLWGISCHPFIHFSKDERLILDKHLKNNKMRALISCKSSYNILSFATSIEKITWRLVTILVAIYGSSLRILIKLFYN, encoded by the coding sequence ATGAAAATTTTTGATTGTTTTTTATTTTGTGGAGAAATTGATATTCTTAGAGCACGGCTTGAGCTCTATAAAAATATAGTTTATAAATTTGTAATTGTAGAGGGGTCTGTTGATTTTCGAGGCAATCCAAAAAAGGCTATTTTAGATAATGATTTTTTATCTAAACACTCAAATATAAGGTATTTCAGGCTAAATTCTGAAGACTTTAAAGTCGATAATGCCTGGCAAAGGGAATTTACATCAAGAAATTGCTTTAAGAAAGGTCTATCGGATGCCCTTGATAATGATTTGATAATTATTTCAGATGTAGATGAAATAATTTCTCCTACGAAATTAGTCAAAGAAGCAAAAGGTATACGCGTTTATGAAATGTCTTATCATAGATTCACTCCAAACTATCAATGTATAACGGCGAATTGGAAGCATGCATGCTCATTCCCAGCAAAATATTTAAAGAATTATTCTCCTCAGGAGATGCGATTAGTATATAGAGGAATACGCTTAGGAGAAATAAAAGTTACTGACTCTTTTAAACTAATTAGGCAAGCAGGTGCACATTTAAGTTATTTTCCAATCTCAAAAGAAATTTCAATTTACCAAACAATAAAAGATAAAATTCCGAAGCATCCTGAAGATCATGTCTTAACTAAACATAGATCTTTTAAAGTGACACCAAAATACTTCTACTGCCTAACATTTCTAGGAATTGATATTTTGGGGGCAAGATTACTATGGGGCATCTCATGTCATCCTTTTATCCATTTCTCTAAAGATGAAAGATTAATACTCGATAAACATTTAAAAAATAATAAGATGAGGGCTTTGATCTCATGCAAAAGTTCTTATAATATTCTCAGCTTTGCTACATCAATAGAGAAAATAACTTGGAGACTTGTAACTATATTAGTAGCTATTTATGGATCCTCATTAAGGATATTAATCAAACTTTTCTATAATTAA
- the ftsH gene encoding ATP-dependent zinc metalloprotease FtsH, with amino-acid sequence MPIRQDENQPNRRFGIINLVLIGFGALLLLSSFFPNQNIQVPRVPYSLFINQVNDGEVKRAYITQEQIRYELSAPTEGAPSVLATTPIFDMDLPQRLENKGVEFAAAPPKKPNIFTTILSWVVPPLIFILVLQFFARRSMGGGGAQGALSFTKSKAKVYVPDEESRVTFDDVAGVDEAKDELTEIVDFLKRPQRYSDIGARIPKGVLLVGPPGTGKTLLSKAVAGEAEVPFFIISGSEFVELFVGAGAARVRDLFEQAKKKAPCIIFIDELDAIGKSRSGSMGVVGGNDEREQTLNQLLTEMDGFSSADKPVIVLAATNQPEVLDAALLRPGRFDRQVLVDRPDLSGRKTILDIYTKKVKLAEKIDLDSIAQATSGFAGADLANMVNEAALLAARAKRTSVEQKDLNEAIERVVAGLEKKSRVLQDDEKKVVAYHEVGHAIVGHLMPGGSKVSKISIVPRGMSALGYTLQVPTEERFLNSKDELKGQIATLLGGRSAEEIVFGKVTTGASNDLQRATDIAEQMVGTYGMSDILGPLAYDKQGGGQFLGGNNNPRRVVSDATAQAIDKEVRSLVDEAHESALSILRHNLPLLENIAQKILAKEVIEGDDLKGLLAETVNPKK; translated from the coding sequence ATGCCGATTCGCCAAGATGAGAATCAGCCAAATAGGCGATTCGGCATAATAAATCTAGTTTTAATTGGTTTTGGAGCCCTTCTGCTTCTTAGTAGTTTTTTCCCTAACCAAAATATTCAAGTACCAAGAGTTCCTTATTCCTTATTTATTAATCAAGTCAATGATGGAGAAGTCAAGAGGGCCTATATAACACAGGAACAAATCAGATACGAATTATCTGCTCCCACTGAAGGTGCTCCATCTGTATTGGCAACTACGCCAATTTTTGATATGGACCTACCTCAACGTCTAGAAAATAAAGGTGTCGAATTTGCTGCAGCTCCTCCTAAGAAGCCCAATATTTTTACAACTATTCTTAGTTGGGTAGTACCGCCTTTAATTTTTATTTTAGTACTTCAATTCTTTGCACGAAGGAGTATGGGTGGAGGCGGAGCTCAAGGTGCGTTGAGCTTTACCAAAAGCAAAGCAAAAGTATATGTTCCTGATGAAGAATCAAGAGTTACTTTTGACGATGTAGCAGGTGTTGATGAAGCTAAGGATGAATTAACAGAAATAGTTGATTTCTTAAAGAGGCCTCAACGTTATTCTGATATTGGTGCCCGTATTCCTAAAGGAGTCTTGTTAGTTGGACCTCCTGGAACAGGCAAGACCTTACTTTCTAAAGCTGTTGCTGGAGAAGCGGAAGTTCCATTTTTCATTATTTCTGGCTCAGAGTTTGTTGAACTTTTTGTTGGAGCTGGTGCTGCAAGAGTTAGAGATTTATTTGAACAAGCAAAGAAAAAAGCACCATGCATTATTTTCATTGATGAATTAGATGCAATTGGTAAAAGTAGATCAGGCTCTATGGGAGTTGTGGGTGGTAATGATGAAAGGGAACAAACCCTCAATCAGTTGCTTACGGAAATGGATGGTTTTTCATCTGCAGATAAACCAGTTATTGTTTTAGCAGCGACTAATCAACCTGAGGTATTGGATGCAGCATTATTAAGACCAGGACGATTTGATAGACAAGTATTAGTTGATAGGCCAGATCTTTCAGGAAGAAAAACAATACTTGATATCTATACCAAAAAAGTAAAACTTGCAGAGAAAATAGATTTAGATTCAATAGCCCAAGCCACTAGTGGTTTTGCCGGAGCAGATTTGGCAAATATGGTTAACGAAGCAGCTTTATTAGCTGCAAGGGCTAAACGTACTTCAGTTGAGCAAAAAGATTTAAATGAGGCTATTGAAAGGGTTGTAGCTGGATTAGAGAAGAAGAGTAGAGTTCTTCAAGATGATGAGAAGAAAGTGGTCGCTTATCACGAAGTTGGCCATGCAATTGTTGGGCACCTTATGCCTGGCGGTAGTAAAGTCTCAAAAATTTCTATTGTTCCAAGGGGAATGAGTGCTCTCGGATATACCTTGCAAGTCCCAACCGAAGAAAGATTTTTGAATTCAAAAGATGAATTGAAGGGACAAATTGCCACATTGCTAGGAGGAAGGTCTGCTGAAGAAATTGTTTTTGGCAAAGTTACGACAGGAGCTTCAAATGATTTGCAAAGAGCAACTGACATTGCAGAACAGATGGTTGGAACTTATGGCATGAGTGACATCTTGGGCCCTTTAGCGTATGACAAACAAGGAGGAGGGCAGTTCCTTGGAGGTAACAACAATCCAAGAAGAGTAGTAAGTGATGCAACGGCACAAGCTATTGATAAGGAAGTAAGAAGTCTTGTTGATGAAGCTCATGAAAGTGCACTTAGTATTCTTCGTCATAATTTGCCTTTGTTAGAAAATATTGCTCAAAAGATTCTTGCGAAAGAAGTTATTGAAGGTGATGATTTAAAAGGACTCCTTGCTGAGACTGTTAATCCAAAAAAATAG
- the lexA gene encoding transcriptional repressor LexA codes for MGGETLTPAQQELFDWLSDYIASHQHSPSIRQMMDGMGLRSPAPIQSRLRHLQEKGWITWKEGQARTLQLLDNALSGVPVLGAVAAGGLVETFDDVQETLDMSSVLKTRGLFALTVNGDSMVDSYIANGDVVLMEPVQEPSLIRNGTVVSAMVPGSGTTLKHFYRKGSLVILEAANPAYEPIEIDAEMVKIQGKLLAVWRKA; via the coding sequence ATGGGAGGAGAAACTCTTACGCCTGCTCAGCAGGAACTTTTTGATTGGTTATCCGATTACATCGCTTCGCATCAACATAGTCCTTCAATTAGGCAGATGATGGATGGGATGGGGCTTCGCTCCCCTGCCCCTATACAGAGTCGTTTAAGGCATTTGCAAGAAAAAGGATGGATCACGTGGAAGGAAGGGCAAGCAAGAACATTGCAGCTTCTAGATAATGCTTTGTCTGGGGTTCCTGTCCTTGGAGCAGTTGCTGCTGGCGGATTGGTTGAAACATTTGATGATGTTCAAGAAACGCTTGATATGAGTTCTGTTCTTAAAACTCGAGGGCTATTTGCTTTAACTGTTAATGGAGATTCTATGGTCGATTCCTATATTGCAAATGGGGACGTTGTTTTGATGGAACCAGTTCAAGAGCCTTCACTGATAAGAAATGGGACAGTTGTAAGTGCTATGGTTCCAGGATCAGGAACAACATTAAAACATTTTTACCGCAAAGGATCTTTGGTAATACTTGAAGCTGCTAATCCTGCTTATGAACCTATTGAGATTGATGCAGAAATGGTAAAGATACAGGGGAAACTTTTAGCAGTTTGGAGAAAAGCTTAA